A single window of Zea mays cultivar B73 chromosome 10, Zm-B73-REFERENCE-NAM-5.0, whole genome shotgun sequence DNA harbors:
- the LOC109943136 gene encoding cyclin-dependent kinase 12 yields the protein MMQQIALGQRPDFSAMTMPPPPPIPQFVPTPQFSWPTPAPQVPPGNLLTPGNEDSEDAVASFVDGLLNSGGASGSNQPHPFDQPPPFE from the exons ATGATGCAG CAAATAGCACTAGGGCAACGTCCAGATTTTTCAGCGATGACTATGCCACCTCCTCCACCTATCCCGCAGTTTGTACCGACTCCACAATTTAGTTGGCCCACACCTGCACCTCAG GTCCCTCCAGGAAACTTGCTAACTCCGGGAAATGAGGACTCTGAAGATGCGGTCGCTTCTTTTGTGGACGGTCTTCTAAACAGTGGAGGAGCTAGCGGATCAAATCAACCACATCCATTTGATCAACCTCCTCCATTTGAGTAG
- the LOC100194367 gene encoding (+)-neomenthol dehydrogenase, whose translation MDYSGTKESPPSGAWWSRETVAVVTGANRGIGHALAARLAEHGLTVVLTARDGERGEAAAAPLLARGLAVVFRRLDVSDAASVAEFAAWLRDAVGGLDILVNNAAVSFNEIDTNSVEHAETVLRTNFYGAKMLTEALLPLFRQSSATSRILNISSQLGLLNKVGDPSLKALLLDEERLTEAGIEAMVSRFLAQVKDGTWGEQGWPKVWTDYSVSKLALNAYSRLLARRLEARGVSVNCFCPGFTRTDMTRGWGKRTAGEAADVGARLALLPPTELPTGTFFKWRTPQLYSKL comes from the exons ATGGACTACTCGGGCACCAAGGAGTCGCCTCCCTCCGG GGCTTGGTGGTCGAGGGAGACGGTGGCCGTGGTGACCGGCGCGAACCGCGGCATCGGCCACGCGCTCGCCGCGCGCCTGGCCGAGCACGGCCTCACCGTGGTGCTCACCGCGCGGGACGGCGAGCGCGGGGAGGCCGCCGCGGCCCCGCTCCTCGCGCGCGGGCTCGCCGTCGTCTTCCGCAGGCTCGACGTCTCCGACGCCGCCTCCGTCGCCGAGTTCGCCGCCTGGCTCCGCGACGCCGTCGGGGGCCTCGACATCCTG gtGAACAACGCCGCCGTGTCGTTCAACGAGATCGACACCAACTCGGTGGAGCACGCCGAGACTGTCCTCAGGACCAACTTCTACGGGGCCAAGATGCTCACCGAAGCGCTCCTGCCGCTGTTCCGGCAGTCGTCGGCGACCAGCAGGATCCTCAACATCAGCTCGCAGCTGGGCCTTCTCAAC AAGGTGGGCGACCCGTCGCTGAAGGCACTGCTCCTGGACGAGGAGCGGCTGACGGAGGCGGGGATAGAGGCGATGGTGTCGCGGTTCCTGGCGCAGGTGAAGGACGGGACGTGGGGCGAGCAGGGGTGGCCCAAGGTGTGGACGGACTACTCCGTCTCCAAGCTGGCCCTGAACGCctactcccggctgctggcgcggCGGCTGGAGGCGCGCGGCGTGAGCGTGAACTGCTTCTGCCCCGGGTTCACGCGCACGGACATGACCAGGGGCTGGGGGAAGCGCACCGCCGGCGAGGCGGCCGACGTCGGGGCGCGGCTCGCGCTGCTGCCGCCCACCGAGCTCCCCACGGGGACCTTCTTCAAGTGGCGCACGCCGCAGCTATACTCTAAGCTGTGA
- the LOC100194367 gene encoding (+)-neomenthol dehydrogenase isoform X1 has translation MKFQSPLPGSPKRLHLCSVHRTAGTRVHWPVDTCRSPLTDVQHAAALLPAPPPQQRTTPPRSPGPPRTPATRRIKASRRSNGWQATALGQVVLQRLLSFTPLVGRLTSRRTAPAPAGDTWTVTTDEEVNNAAVSFNEIDTNSVEHAETVLRTNFYGAKMLTEALLPLFRQSSATSRILNISSQLGLLNKVGDPSLKALLLDEERLTEAGIEAMVSRFLAQVKDGTWGEQGWPKVWTDYSVSKLALNAYSRLLARRLEARGVSVNCFCPGFTRTDMTRGWGKRTAGEAADVGARLALLPPTELPTGTFFKWRTPQLYSKL, from the exons ATGAAATTTCAGTCTCCGCTCCCCGGCTCTCCAAAACGGCTTCATTTGTGCTCAGTTCACCGTACAGCCGGCACGCGCGTCCACTGGCCCGTCGATACGTGTCGCAGCCCATTAACAGATGTGCAGCACGCAGCAGCATTATTGCCTGCGCCTCCCCCGCAGCAGCGAACGACGCCCCCACGCTCTCCTGGCCCGCCGCGCACGCCGGCGACCAGACGAATCAAAGCGTCGCGTCGGTCCAACGGGTGGCAAGCAACCGCGCTCGGTCAAGTGGTACTACAAAGACTTTTAAGTTTTACACCACTCGTCGGTCGCCTCACCTCCCGCCGGACAGCGCCGGCGCCGGCGGGGGATACCTGGACCGTGACGACTGACGAGGAG gtGAACAACGCCGCCGTGTCGTTCAACGAGATCGACACCAACTCGGTGGAGCACGCCGAGACTGTCCTCAGGACCAACTTCTACGGGGCCAAGATGCTCACCGAAGCGCTCCTGCCGCTGTTCCGGCAGTCGTCGGCGACCAGCAGGATCCTCAACATCAGCTCGCAGCTGGGCCTTCTCAAC AAGGTGGGCGACCCGTCGCTGAAGGCACTGCTCCTGGACGAGGAGCGGCTGACGGAGGCGGGGATAGAGGCGATGGTGTCGCGGTTCCTGGCGCAGGTGAAGGACGGGACGTGGGGCGAGCAGGGGTGGCCCAAGGTGTGGACGGACTACTCCGTCTCCAAGCTGGCCCTGAACGCctactcccggctgctggcgcggCGGCTGGAGGCGCGCGGCGTGAGCGTGAACTGCTTCTGCCCCGGGTTCACGCGCACGGACATGACCAGGGGCTGGGGGAAGCGCACCGCCGGCGAGGCGGCCGACGTCGGGGCGCGGCTCGCGCTGCTGCCGCCCACCGAGCTCCCCACGGGGACCTTCTTCAAGTGGCGCACGCCGCAGCTATACTCTAAGCTGTGA
- the LOC100382175 gene encoding uncharacterized protein LOC100382175 — protein sequence MGGLSVIAPPARDTASPQHRRARRAFLVSNYLILGCASGCGFLTLSLRLVPSVDGFLLILLHALTVAAAVAGCAVIAAPDPPRGRCYTAHMSATAVVSILQGAAAVLAFSRTSEFLAGGLRSYVREEDGAVILRMVGGLGVAIFCLEWVALALAFVLRYYAYVDRECGGNPQRRSAKVGGEDGAGTWPFQV from the coding sequence ATGGGCGGCCTGTCGGTGATCGCGCCCCCCGCGCGGGACACGGCGTCGCCGCAGCACCGCCGCGCGCGCCGGGCGTTCCTCGTCTCCAACTACCTCATCCTGGGTTGCGCGTCCGGGTGCGGCTTCCTCACGCTGTCGCTCCGCCTGGTCCCCTCCGTGGACGgcttcctcctcatcctgctccacGCGCTCACCGTGGCCGCCGCCGTGGCCGGGTGCGCCGTCATCGCGGCGCCCGACCCGCCGCGCGGCCGCTGCTACACCGCCCACATGTCCGCCACCGCCGTCGTGTCCATCCTGCAGGGCGCCGCCGCCGTGCTCGCCTTCTCCCGCACCTCGGAGTTCCTCGCCGGCGGGCTCCGGTCGTACGTCCGCGAGGAGGACGGCGCCGTCATCCTCCGCATGGTCGGCGGGCTCGGCGTCGCCATCTTCTGCCTCGAGTGGGTCGCGCTCGCGCTCGCCTTCGTGCTCAGGTACTACGCCTACGTCGACAGGGAGTGCGGCGGCAACCCGCAGCGCCGCAGCGCCAAGGTCGGCGGCGAGGACGGCGCCGGCACCTGGCCCTTCCAGGTCTGA